The Triplophysa dalaica isolate WHDGS20190420 chromosome 5, ASM1584641v1, whole genome shotgun sequence genome window below encodes:
- the irak3 gene encoding interleukin-1 receptor-associated kinase 3 isoform X2 gives MAGTINPSMFLFDVPPLLMRSFCKLMDSGVDGLGWRDLAFRILPSLLDVRCIETCSAGGKSPTQELIWSWAQQNKTVGDLLKVLDQMGHVRARSLFFQSQDWCTLSSSSPPIYPTHLTDREKSFKPSAVHPEFVCDKGEKQKYLITFSDVTEGTRHFHHDLKIGGSAFAEVYCGRWGNQSFAVKVFKQESKAAWKGLWEKFTKEIEVLQLYQHPHILELWGSFSKDDRFCLVYPYLQNGSLFHRLHEEVKRPLSWQERLNIIKGTAKAVHHLHTAQPCTVICGNITSSNILLDENLQPKLSDFGLAHLRPHTVNQSCTIVMDTASRSHLGYLPEEYIRDGKLSVKLDVYSYGMVVLETCTGQKVKQESAKTSFLRDLVRSEFEEKGCVDACLQFLDPKVDDWPPSVALCLFRIGLECTSSRMRVRPGMDTVLEMLSQLLPIPTPPEDQPHTLDDRSALQVPYSAHGLAVSMPTEDDELYSPVQEHKACRVSRQSGPCECSQSEVTFLSVGERCSDESLLERDNVFSTAHSLQSDVSRVDLYGSLPVECSCTADAEAQGCEDCCANGFNNSVICVTIDDDDQSSHDDIRNPAKEKMRNKIHLYNQGLIKTEELLSLKLD, from the exons ATGGCAGGTACAATAAACCCCTCGATGTTTCTCTTTGATGTCCCCCCACTGCTTATGCGTTCTTTTTGTAAACTGATGGACAGTGGAGTCGACGGTCTCGGATGGCGAGATTTAG CTTTTCGCATCCTTCCCAGTCTCCTGGATGTGAGGTGCATTGAAACGTGCTCGGCAGGAGGGAAGAGTCCCACTCAGGAGCTCATTTGGTCTTGGGCCCAGCAAAATAAAACGGTGGGGGATCTGCTGAAGGTTCTGGATCAGATGGGTCATGTCCGTGCTAGGAGTCTTTTTTTCCAGTCCCAAG aTTGGTGTACGCTGAGTTCATCTTCACCTCCTATTTATCCCACG CATCTTACAGACCGTGAAAAATCTTTTAAACCATCAGCAGTTCATCCAGAATTTGTGTGTGATAAAG GTGAAAAACAGAAGTATCTCATCACTTTCTCAGATGTCACAGAAGGAACAAGACATTTTCACCATGACTTGAAAATCGGTGGTAGCGCTTTTGCAGAGGTCTACTGCGGAAGATGGGGGAACCAATCGTTTGCTGTGAAAGTATTCAAGCAG GAAAGTAAGGCTGCTTGGAAGGGATTGTGGGAAAAATTCACCAAAGAGATTGAAGTTCTACAACT CTACCAGCATCCTCATATCTTGGAGCTGTGGGGCAGCTTTTCAAAGGACGATCGATTTTGTTTAGTGTATCCGTACCTACAAAATGGATCATTGTTTCACAGACTTCATGAG gagGTGAAGAGACCTCTGTCATGGCAGGAGAGACTTAACATCATCAAAGGAACTGCGAAAGCTGTCCATCATCTACACACTGCGCAACCTTGCACGGTTATTTGCGGAAACATTACAAG TTCGAACATACtcttggacgagaacctccAGCCCAAATTATCTGACTTTGGATTAGCACACCTGAGACCCCACACGGTCAACCAGAGCTGCACCATTGTCATGGATACCGCCTCCCGAAGCCACCTCGGCTACCTCCCAGAGGAGTACATTCGCGATGGCAAGCTGTCCGTCAAACTTGACGTTTACAGCTATGGCATG GTTGTACTAGAGACATGTACAGGACAGAAGGTGAAACAAGAGTCTGCAAAGACCTCGTTTTTG AGAGATCTAGTGAGATCAGAGTTTGAGGAGAAGGGCTGCGTGGACGCCTGTCTGCAGTTCTTGGATCCCAAAGTGGACGATTGGCCTCCTTCTGTTGCTCTTTGTCTGTTCCGAATCGGCCTAGAGTGCACAAGCAGCAGAATGCGAGTTAGGCCCGGCATGGATACT GTGCTTGAGATGTTGAGCCAACTTCTTCCGATCCCTACACCTCCTGAGGACCAACCACATACACTGGACGATAGGAGCGCTCTTCAGGTACCCTACAGTGCCCATGGTCTTGCTGTAAGCATGCCTACAGAAGACGATGAATTATACAGCCCCGTGCAGGAACATAAAGCTTGCAGAGTCAGCAGACAGTCGGGACCCTGCGAATGCAGTCAGTCCGAGGTGACTTTCCTGAGTGTCGGAGAACGTTGCTCCGATGAATCTCTACTGGAAAGAGACAATGTGTTTTCAACAGCTCATAGTTTACAATCAGATGTTTCTCGTGTGGATTTGTATGGGAGTTTGCCTGTGGAGTGCAGCTGTACCGCTGACGCAGAAGCACAGGGATGCGAGGACTGTTGCGCTAATGGCTTCAATAACTCTGTCATATGTGTCACCATAG ATGACGATGACCAGTCCTCTCATGATGATATCAGAAATCCGGCAAAAGAGAAGATGAGGAATAAAATTCACCTGTACAACCAGGGGTTGATAAAAACAGAGGAACTTCTCTCTCTAAAGTTAGACTGA
- the irak3 gene encoding interleukin-1 receptor-associated kinase 3 isoform X1: MAGTINPSMFLFDVPPLLMRSFCKLMDSGVDGLGWRDLAFRILPSLLDVRCIETCSAGGKSPTQELIWSWAQQNKTVGDLLKVLDQMGHVRARSLFFQSQDWCTLSSSSPPIYPTHLTDREKSFKPSAVHPEFVCDKDFLSTLRGNLNTVGEKQKYLITFSDVTEGTRHFHHDLKIGGSAFAEVYCGRWGNQSFAVKVFKQESKAAWKGLWEKFTKEIEVLQLYQHPHILELWGSFSKDDRFCLVYPYLQNGSLFHRLHEEVKRPLSWQERLNIIKGTAKAVHHLHTAQPCTVICGNITSSNILLDENLQPKLSDFGLAHLRPHTVNQSCTIVMDTASRSHLGYLPEEYIRDGKLSVKLDVYSYGMVVLETCTGQKVKQESAKTSFLRDLVRSEFEEKGCVDACLQFLDPKVDDWPPSVALCLFRIGLECTSSRMRVRPGMDTVLEMLSQLLPIPTPPEDQPHTLDDRSALQVPYSAHGLAVSMPTEDDELYSPVQEHKACRVSRQSGPCECSQSEVTFLSVGERCSDESLLERDNVFSTAHSLQSDVSRVDLYGSLPVECSCTADAEAQGCEDCCANGFNNSVICVTIDDDDQSSHDDIRNPAKEKMRNKIHLYNQGLIKTEELLSLKLD; this comes from the exons ATGGCAGGTACAATAAACCCCTCGATGTTTCTCTTTGATGTCCCCCCACTGCTTATGCGTTCTTTTTGTAAACTGATGGACAGTGGAGTCGACGGTCTCGGATGGCGAGATTTAG CTTTTCGCATCCTTCCCAGTCTCCTGGATGTGAGGTGCATTGAAACGTGCTCGGCAGGAGGGAAGAGTCCCACTCAGGAGCTCATTTGGTCTTGGGCCCAGCAAAATAAAACGGTGGGGGATCTGCTGAAGGTTCTGGATCAGATGGGTCATGTCCGTGCTAGGAGTCTTTTTTTCCAGTCCCAAG aTTGGTGTACGCTGAGTTCATCTTCACCTCCTATTTATCCCACG CATCTTACAGACCGTGAAAAATCTTTTAAACCATCAGCAGTTCATCCAGAATTTGTGTGTGATAAAG ATTTCCTCTCAACCTTACGTGGTAATCTCAATACCGTAGGTGAAAAACAGAAGTATCTCATCACTTTCTCAGATGTCACAGAAGGAACAAGACATTTTCACCATGACTTGAAAATCGGTGGTAGCGCTTTTGCAGAGGTCTACTGCGGAAGATGGGGGAACCAATCGTTTGCTGTGAAAGTATTCAAGCAG GAAAGTAAGGCTGCTTGGAAGGGATTGTGGGAAAAATTCACCAAAGAGATTGAAGTTCTACAACT CTACCAGCATCCTCATATCTTGGAGCTGTGGGGCAGCTTTTCAAAGGACGATCGATTTTGTTTAGTGTATCCGTACCTACAAAATGGATCATTGTTTCACAGACTTCATGAG gagGTGAAGAGACCTCTGTCATGGCAGGAGAGACTTAACATCATCAAAGGAACTGCGAAAGCTGTCCATCATCTACACACTGCGCAACCTTGCACGGTTATTTGCGGAAACATTACAAG TTCGAACATACtcttggacgagaacctccAGCCCAAATTATCTGACTTTGGATTAGCACACCTGAGACCCCACACGGTCAACCAGAGCTGCACCATTGTCATGGATACCGCCTCCCGAAGCCACCTCGGCTACCTCCCAGAGGAGTACATTCGCGATGGCAAGCTGTCCGTCAAACTTGACGTTTACAGCTATGGCATG GTTGTACTAGAGACATGTACAGGACAGAAGGTGAAACAAGAGTCTGCAAAGACCTCGTTTTTG AGAGATCTAGTGAGATCAGAGTTTGAGGAGAAGGGCTGCGTGGACGCCTGTCTGCAGTTCTTGGATCCCAAAGTGGACGATTGGCCTCCTTCTGTTGCTCTTTGTCTGTTCCGAATCGGCCTAGAGTGCACAAGCAGCAGAATGCGAGTTAGGCCCGGCATGGATACT GTGCTTGAGATGTTGAGCCAACTTCTTCCGATCCCTACACCTCCTGAGGACCAACCACATACACTGGACGATAGGAGCGCTCTTCAGGTACCCTACAGTGCCCATGGTCTTGCTGTAAGCATGCCTACAGAAGACGATGAATTATACAGCCCCGTGCAGGAACATAAAGCTTGCAGAGTCAGCAGACAGTCGGGACCCTGCGAATGCAGTCAGTCCGAGGTGACTTTCCTGAGTGTCGGAGAACGTTGCTCCGATGAATCTCTACTGGAAAGAGACAATGTGTTTTCAACAGCTCATAGTTTACAATCAGATGTTTCTCGTGTGGATTTGTATGGGAGTTTGCCTGTGGAGTGCAGCTGTACCGCTGACGCAGAAGCACAGGGATGCGAGGACTGTTGCGCTAATGGCTTCAATAACTCTGTCATATGTGTCACCATAG ATGACGATGACCAGTCCTCTCATGATGATATCAGAAATCCGGCAAAAGAGAAGATGAGGAATAAAATTCACCTGTACAACCAGGGGTTGATAAAAACAGAGGAACTTCTCTCTCTAAAGTTAGACTGA
- the irak3 gene encoding interleukin-1 receptor-associated kinase 3 isoform X6 has protein sequence MSVLGVFFSSPKHLTDREKSFKPSAVHPEFVCDKGEKQKYLITFSDVTEGTRHFHHDLKIGGSAFAEVYCGRWGNQSFAVKVFKQESKAAWKGLWEKFTKEIEVLQLYQHPHILELWGSFSKDDRFCLVYPYLQNGSLFHRLHEEVKRPLSWQERLNIIKGTAKAVHHLHTAQPCTVICGNITSSNILLDENLQPKLSDFGLAHLRPHTVNQSCTIVMDTASRSHLGYLPEEYIRDGKLSVKLDVYSYGMVVLETCTGQKVKQESAKTSFLRDLVRSEFEEKGCVDACLQFLDPKVDDWPPSVALCLFRIGLECTSSRMRVRPGMDTVLEMLSQLLPIPTPPEDQPHTLDDRSALQVPYSAHGLAVSMPTEDDELYSPVQEHKACRVSRQSGPCECSQSEVTFLSVGERCSDESLLERDNVFSTAHSLQSDVSRVDLYGSLPVECSCTADAEAQGCEDCCANGFNNSVICVTIDDDDQSSHDDIRNPAKEKMRNKIHLYNQGLIKTEELLSLKLD, from the exons ATGTCCGTGCTAGGAGTCTTTTTTTCCAGTCCCAAG CATCTTACAGACCGTGAAAAATCTTTTAAACCATCAGCAGTTCATCCAGAATTTGTGTGTGATAAAG GTGAAAAACAGAAGTATCTCATCACTTTCTCAGATGTCACAGAAGGAACAAGACATTTTCACCATGACTTGAAAATCGGTGGTAGCGCTTTTGCAGAGGTCTACTGCGGAAGATGGGGGAACCAATCGTTTGCTGTGAAAGTATTCAAGCAG GAAAGTAAGGCTGCTTGGAAGGGATTGTGGGAAAAATTCACCAAAGAGATTGAAGTTCTACAACT CTACCAGCATCCTCATATCTTGGAGCTGTGGGGCAGCTTTTCAAAGGACGATCGATTTTGTTTAGTGTATCCGTACCTACAAAATGGATCATTGTTTCACAGACTTCATGAG gagGTGAAGAGACCTCTGTCATGGCAGGAGAGACTTAACATCATCAAAGGAACTGCGAAAGCTGTCCATCATCTACACACTGCGCAACCTTGCACGGTTATTTGCGGAAACATTACAAG TTCGAACATACtcttggacgagaacctccAGCCCAAATTATCTGACTTTGGATTAGCACACCTGAGACCCCACACGGTCAACCAGAGCTGCACCATTGTCATGGATACCGCCTCCCGAAGCCACCTCGGCTACCTCCCAGAGGAGTACATTCGCGATGGCAAGCTGTCCGTCAAACTTGACGTTTACAGCTATGGCATG GTTGTACTAGAGACATGTACAGGACAGAAGGTGAAACAAGAGTCTGCAAAGACCTCGTTTTTG AGAGATCTAGTGAGATCAGAGTTTGAGGAGAAGGGCTGCGTGGACGCCTGTCTGCAGTTCTTGGATCCCAAAGTGGACGATTGGCCTCCTTCTGTTGCTCTTTGTCTGTTCCGAATCGGCCTAGAGTGCACAAGCAGCAGAATGCGAGTTAGGCCCGGCATGGATACT GTGCTTGAGATGTTGAGCCAACTTCTTCCGATCCCTACACCTCCTGAGGACCAACCACATACACTGGACGATAGGAGCGCTCTTCAGGTACCCTACAGTGCCCATGGTCTTGCTGTAAGCATGCCTACAGAAGACGATGAATTATACAGCCCCGTGCAGGAACATAAAGCTTGCAGAGTCAGCAGACAGTCGGGACCCTGCGAATGCAGTCAGTCCGAGGTGACTTTCCTGAGTGTCGGAGAACGTTGCTCCGATGAATCTCTACTGGAAAGAGACAATGTGTTTTCAACAGCTCATAGTTTACAATCAGATGTTTCTCGTGTGGATTTGTATGGGAGTTTGCCTGTGGAGTGCAGCTGTACCGCTGACGCAGAAGCACAGGGATGCGAGGACTGTTGCGCTAATGGCTTCAATAACTCTGTCATATGTGTCACCATAG ATGACGATGACCAGTCCTCTCATGATGATATCAGAAATCCGGCAAAAGAGAAGATGAGGAATAAAATTCACCTGTACAACCAGGGGTTGATAAAAACAGAGGAACTTCTCTCTCTAAAGTTAGACTGA
- the irak3 gene encoding interleukin-1 receptor-associated kinase 3 isoform X3: MAGTINPSMFLFDVPPLLMRSFCKLMDSGVDGLGWRDLAFRILPSLLDVRCIETCSAGGKSPTQELIWSWAQQNKTVGDLLKVLDQMGHVRARSLFFQSQDWCTLSSSSPPIYPTHLTDREKSFKPSAVHPEFVCDKDVTEGTRHFHHDLKIGGSAFAEVYCGRWGNQSFAVKVFKQESKAAWKGLWEKFTKEIEVLQLYQHPHILELWGSFSKDDRFCLVYPYLQNGSLFHRLHEEVKRPLSWQERLNIIKGTAKAVHHLHTAQPCTVICGNITSSNILLDENLQPKLSDFGLAHLRPHTVNQSCTIVMDTASRSHLGYLPEEYIRDGKLSVKLDVYSYGMVVLETCTGQKVKQESAKTSFLRDLVRSEFEEKGCVDACLQFLDPKVDDWPPSVALCLFRIGLECTSSRMRVRPGMDTVLEMLSQLLPIPTPPEDQPHTLDDRSALQVPYSAHGLAVSMPTEDDELYSPVQEHKACRVSRQSGPCECSQSEVTFLSVGERCSDESLLERDNVFSTAHSLQSDVSRVDLYGSLPVECSCTADAEAQGCEDCCANGFNNSVICVTIDDDDQSSHDDIRNPAKEKMRNKIHLYNQGLIKTEELLSLKLD, translated from the exons ATGGCAGGTACAATAAACCCCTCGATGTTTCTCTTTGATGTCCCCCCACTGCTTATGCGTTCTTTTTGTAAACTGATGGACAGTGGAGTCGACGGTCTCGGATGGCGAGATTTAG CTTTTCGCATCCTTCCCAGTCTCCTGGATGTGAGGTGCATTGAAACGTGCTCGGCAGGAGGGAAGAGTCCCACTCAGGAGCTCATTTGGTCTTGGGCCCAGCAAAATAAAACGGTGGGGGATCTGCTGAAGGTTCTGGATCAGATGGGTCATGTCCGTGCTAGGAGTCTTTTTTTCCAGTCCCAAG aTTGGTGTACGCTGAGTTCATCTTCACCTCCTATTTATCCCACG CATCTTACAGACCGTGAAAAATCTTTTAAACCATCAGCAGTTCATCCAGAATTTGTGTGTGATAAAG ATGTCACAGAAGGAACAAGACATTTTCACCATGACTTGAAAATCGGTGGTAGCGCTTTTGCAGAGGTCTACTGCGGAAGATGGGGGAACCAATCGTTTGCTGTGAAAGTATTCAAGCAG GAAAGTAAGGCTGCTTGGAAGGGATTGTGGGAAAAATTCACCAAAGAGATTGAAGTTCTACAACT CTACCAGCATCCTCATATCTTGGAGCTGTGGGGCAGCTTTTCAAAGGACGATCGATTTTGTTTAGTGTATCCGTACCTACAAAATGGATCATTGTTTCACAGACTTCATGAG gagGTGAAGAGACCTCTGTCATGGCAGGAGAGACTTAACATCATCAAAGGAACTGCGAAAGCTGTCCATCATCTACACACTGCGCAACCTTGCACGGTTATTTGCGGAAACATTACAAG TTCGAACATACtcttggacgagaacctccAGCCCAAATTATCTGACTTTGGATTAGCACACCTGAGACCCCACACGGTCAACCAGAGCTGCACCATTGTCATGGATACCGCCTCCCGAAGCCACCTCGGCTACCTCCCAGAGGAGTACATTCGCGATGGCAAGCTGTCCGTCAAACTTGACGTTTACAGCTATGGCATG GTTGTACTAGAGACATGTACAGGACAGAAGGTGAAACAAGAGTCTGCAAAGACCTCGTTTTTG AGAGATCTAGTGAGATCAGAGTTTGAGGAGAAGGGCTGCGTGGACGCCTGTCTGCAGTTCTTGGATCCCAAAGTGGACGATTGGCCTCCTTCTGTTGCTCTTTGTCTGTTCCGAATCGGCCTAGAGTGCACAAGCAGCAGAATGCGAGTTAGGCCCGGCATGGATACT GTGCTTGAGATGTTGAGCCAACTTCTTCCGATCCCTACACCTCCTGAGGACCAACCACATACACTGGACGATAGGAGCGCTCTTCAGGTACCCTACAGTGCCCATGGTCTTGCTGTAAGCATGCCTACAGAAGACGATGAATTATACAGCCCCGTGCAGGAACATAAAGCTTGCAGAGTCAGCAGACAGTCGGGACCCTGCGAATGCAGTCAGTCCGAGGTGACTTTCCTGAGTGTCGGAGAACGTTGCTCCGATGAATCTCTACTGGAAAGAGACAATGTGTTTTCAACAGCTCATAGTTTACAATCAGATGTTTCTCGTGTGGATTTGTATGGGAGTTTGCCTGTGGAGTGCAGCTGTACCGCTGACGCAGAAGCACAGGGATGCGAGGACTGTTGCGCTAATGGCTTCAATAACTCTGTCATATGTGTCACCATAG ATGACGATGACCAGTCCTCTCATGATGATATCAGAAATCCGGCAAAAGAGAAGATGAGGAATAAAATTCACCTGTACAACCAGGGGTTGATAAAAACAGAGGAACTTCTCTCTCTAAAGTTAGACTGA
- the irak3 gene encoding interleukin-1 receptor-associated kinase 3 isoform X5, which translates to MSVLGVFFSSPKHLTDREKSFKPSAVHPEFVCDKDFLSTLRGNLNTVGEKQKYLITFSDVTEGTRHFHHDLKIGGSAFAEVYCGRWGNQSFAVKVFKQESKAAWKGLWEKFTKEIEVLQLYQHPHILELWGSFSKDDRFCLVYPYLQNGSLFHRLHEEVKRPLSWQERLNIIKGTAKAVHHLHTAQPCTVICGNITSSNILLDENLQPKLSDFGLAHLRPHTVNQSCTIVMDTASRSHLGYLPEEYIRDGKLSVKLDVYSYGMVVLETCTGQKVKQESAKTSFLRDLVRSEFEEKGCVDACLQFLDPKVDDWPPSVALCLFRIGLECTSSRMRVRPGMDTVLEMLSQLLPIPTPPEDQPHTLDDRSALQVPYSAHGLAVSMPTEDDELYSPVQEHKACRVSRQSGPCECSQSEVTFLSVGERCSDESLLERDNVFSTAHSLQSDVSRVDLYGSLPVECSCTADAEAQGCEDCCANGFNNSVICVTIDDDDQSSHDDIRNPAKEKMRNKIHLYNQGLIKTEELLSLKLD; encoded by the exons ATGTCCGTGCTAGGAGTCTTTTTTTCCAGTCCCAAG CATCTTACAGACCGTGAAAAATCTTTTAAACCATCAGCAGTTCATCCAGAATTTGTGTGTGATAAAG ATTTCCTCTCAACCTTACGTGGTAATCTCAATACCGTAGGTGAAAAACAGAAGTATCTCATCACTTTCTCAGATGTCACAGAAGGAACAAGACATTTTCACCATGACTTGAAAATCGGTGGTAGCGCTTTTGCAGAGGTCTACTGCGGAAGATGGGGGAACCAATCGTTTGCTGTGAAAGTATTCAAGCAG GAAAGTAAGGCTGCTTGGAAGGGATTGTGGGAAAAATTCACCAAAGAGATTGAAGTTCTACAACT CTACCAGCATCCTCATATCTTGGAGCTGTGGGGCAGCTTTTCAAAGGACGATCGATTTTGTTTAGTGTATCCGTACCTACAAAATGGATCATTGTTTCACAGACTTCATGAG gagGTGAAGAGACCTCTGTCATGGCAGGAGAGACTTAACATCATCAAAGGAACTGCGAAAGCTGTCCATCATCTACACACTGCGCAACCTTGCACGGTTATTTGCGGAAACATTACAAG TTCGAACATACtcttggacgagaacctccAGCCCAAATTATCTGACTTTGGATTAGCACACCTGAGACCCCACACGGTCAACCAGAGCTGCACCATTGTCATGGATACCGCCTCCCGAAGCCACCTCGGCTACCTCCCAGAGGAGTACATTCGCGATGGCAAGCTGTCCGTCAAACTTGACGTTTACAGCTATGGCATG GTTGTACTAGAGACATGTACAGGACAGAAGGTGAAACAAGAGTCTGCAAAGACCTCGTTTTTG AGAGATCTAGTGAGATCAGAGTTTGAGGAGAAGGGCTGCGTGGACGCCTGTCTGCAGTTCTTGGATCCCAAAGTGGACGATTGGCCTCCTTCTGTTGCTCTTTGTCTGTTCCGAATCGGCCTAGAGTGCACAAGCAGCAGAATGCGAGTTAGGCCCGGCATGGATACT GTGCTTGAGATGTTGAGCCAACTTCTTCCGATCCCTACACCTCCTGAGGACCAACCACATACACTGGACGATAGGAGCGCTCTTCAGGTACCCTACAGTGCCCATGGTCTTGCTGTAAGCATGCCTACAGAAGACGATGAATTATACAGCCCCGTGCAGGAACATAAAGCTTGCAGAGTCAGCAGACAGTCGGGACCCTGCGAATGCAGTCAGTCCGAGGTGACTTTCCTGAGTGTCGGAGAACGTTGCTCCGATGAATCTCTACTGGAAAGAGACAATGTGTTTTCAACAGCTCATAGTTTACAATCAGATGTTTCTCGTGTGGATTTGTATGGGAGTTTGCCTGTGGAGTGCAGCTGTACCGCTGACGCAGAAGCACAGGGATGCGAGGACTGTTGCGCTAATGGCTTCAATAACTCTGTCATATGTGTCACCATAG ATGACGATGACCAGTCCTCTCATGATGATATCAGAAATCCGGCAAAAGAGAAGATGAGGAATAAAATTCACCTGTACAACCAGGGGTTGATAAAAACAGAGGAACTTCTCTCTCTAAAGTTAGACTGA
- the irak3 gene encoding interleukin-1 receptor-associated kinase 3 isoform X4, with product MAGTINPSMFLFDVPPLLMRSFCKLMDSGVDGLGWRDLAFRILPSLLDVRCIETCSAGGKSPTQELIWSWAQQNKTVGDLLKVLDQMGHVRARSLFFQSQDWCTLSSSSPPIYPTHLTDREKSFKPSAVHPEFVCDKDFLSTLRGNLNTVGEKQKYLITFSDVTEGTRHFHHDLKIGGSAFAEVYCGRWGNQSFAVKVFKQESKAAWKGLWEKFTKEIEVLQLYQHPHILELWGSFSKDDRFCLVYPYLQNGSLFHRLHEEVKRPLSWQERLNIIKGTAKAVHHLHTAQPCTVICGNITSSNILLDENLQPKLSDFGLAHLRPHTVNQSCTIVMDTASRSHLGYLPEEYIRDGKLSVKLDVYSYGMVVLETCTGQKVKQESAKTSFLRDLVRSEFEEKGCVDACLQFLDPKVDDWPPSVALCLFRIGLECTSSRMRVRPGMDTVLEMLSQLLPIPTPPEDQPHTLDDRSALQVPYSAHGLAVSMPTEDDELYSPVQEHKACRVSRQSGPCECSQSEVTFLSVGERCSDESLLERDNVFSTAHSLQSDVSRVDLYGSLPVECSCTADAEAQGCEDCCANGFNNSVICVTIGK from the exons ATGGCAGGTACAATAAACCCCTCGATGTTTCTCTTTGATGTCCCCCCACTGCTTATGCGTTCTTTTTGTAAACTGATGGACAGTGGAGTCGACGGTCTCGGATGGCGAGATTTAG CTTTTCGCATCCTTCCCAGTCTCCTGGATGTGAGGTGCATTGAAACGTGCTCGGCAGGAGGGAAGAGTCCCACTCAGGAGCTCATTTGGTCTTGGGCCCAGCAAAATAAAACGGTGGGGGATCTGCTGAAGGTTCTGGATCAGATGGGTCATGTCCGTGCTAGGAGTCTTTTTTTCCAGTCCCAAG aTTGGTGTACGCTGAGTTCATCTTCACCTCCTATTTATCCCACG CATCTTACAGACCGTGAAAAATCTTTTAAACCATCAGCAGTTCATCCAGAATTTGTGTGTGATAAAG ATTTCCTCTCAACCTTACGTGGTAATCTCAATACCGTAGGTGAAAAACAGAAGTATCTCATCACTTTCTCAGATGTCACAGAAGGAACAAGACATTTTCACCATGACTTGAAAATCGGTGGTAGCGCTTTTGCAGAGGTCTACTGCGGAAGATGGGGGAACCAATCGTTTGCTGTGAAAGTATTCAAGCAG GAAAGTAAGGCTGCTTGGAAGGGATTGTGGGAAAAATTCACCAAAGAGATTGAAGTTCTACAACT CTACCAGCATCCTCATATCTTGGAGCTGTGGGGCAGCTTTTCAAAGGACGATCGATTTTGTTTAGTGTATCCGTACCTACAAAATGGATCATTGTTTCACAGACTTCATGAG gagGTGAAGAGACCTCTGTCATGGCAGGAGAGACTTAACATCATCAAAGGAACTGCGAAAGCTGTCCATCATCTACACACTGCGCAACCTTGCACGGTTATTTGCGGAAACATTACAAG TTCGAACATACtcttggacgagaacctccAGCCCAAATTATCTGACTTTGGATTAGCACACCTGAGACCCCACACGGTCAACCAGAGCTGCACCATTGTCATGGATACCGCCTCCCGAAGCCACCTCGGCTACCTCCCAGAGGAGTACATTCGCGATGGCAAGCTGTCCGTCAAACTTGACGTTTACAGCTATGGCATG GTTGTACTAGAGACATGTACAGGACAGAAGGTGAAACAAGAGTCTGCAAAGACCTCGTTTTTG AGAGATCTAGTGAGATCAGAGTTTGAGGAGAAGGGCTGCGTGGACGCCTGTCTGCAGTTCTTGGATCCCAAAGTGGACGATTGGCCTCCTTCTGTTGCTCTTTGTCTGTTCCGAATCGGCCTAGAGTGCACAAGCAGCAGAATGCGAGTTAGGCCCGGCATGGATACT GTGCTTGAGATGTTGAGCCAACTTCTTCCGATCCCTACACCTCCTGAGGACCAACCACATACACTGGACGATAGGAGCGCTCTTCAGGTACCCTACAGTGCCCATGGTCTTGCTGTAAGCATGCCTACAGAAGACGATGAATTATACAGCCCCGTGCAGGAACATAAAGCTTGCAGAGTCAGCAGACAGTCGGGACCCTGCGAATGCAGTCAGTCCGAGGTGACTTTCCTGAGTGTCGGAGAACGTTGCTCCGATGAATCTCTACTGGAAAGAGACAATGTGTTTTCAACAGCTCATAGTTTACAATCAGATGTTTCTCGTGTGGATTTGTATGGGAGTTTGCCTGTGGAGTGCAGCTGTACCGCTGACGCAGAAGCACAGGGATGCGAGGACTGTTGCGCTAATGGCTTCAATAACTCTGTCATATGTGTCACCATAGGCAAGTAG